In a single window of the candidate division WOR-3 bacterium genome:
- a CDS encoding GNAT family N-acetyltransferase produces the protein MKKPRPSNSKVNFSIRRAGTRDLPELKRMRIALQDLLMGRDPRVWRLSQELIDTLEEFYAKVMERDENRVFVAAAPGGKPVGMLLARILDNPNLDPRPFGRIDDAWVDPEWRERGVMTGLTRAAAQFLATHRVSMVMLDWANNNPPSGTCWQKLGFEPLMTMGFASPAGILSRKE, from the coding sequence TTGAAGAAACCCCGGCCGTCGAACTCAAAGGTGAACTTCTCCATCCGTCGCGCCGGAACGCGTGACCTGCCCGAGTTGAAGCGGATGCGCATCGCCCTGCAGGACCTGCTCATGGGTCGGGACCCACGCGTCTGGCGCCTGAGCCAGGAGTTGATAGACACGCTGGAGGAGTTCTACGCCAAGGTGATGGAGCGAGATGAGAACCGTGTCTTCGTCGCTGCCGCACCGGGCGGCAAGCCGGTTGGGATGCTGCTGGCGCGTATCCTGGACAACCCCAACCTGGACCCACGCCCGTTCGGCCGCATCGACGACGCGTGGGTTGACCCGGAATGGCGCGAACGGGGCGTGATGACCGGGCTGACCCGCGCCGCCGCGCAGTTCCTTGCCACCCACCGCGTGTCGATGGTGATGCTCGACTGGGCGAACAACAACCCTCCCAGCGGAACCTGCTGGCAGAAACTCGGCTTCGAGCCGCTGATGACCATGGGCTTTGCCAGCCCGGCTGGAATTCTGTCCCGAAAGGAGTGA
- a CDS encoding ABC transporter yields the protein MMDIACIRMVWQRDIIRYFREKSQLYGSLTRPVLWLFVLGMGLRGSAGQIGDVNYTQFIFPGIIAMTAIFTSIQSAISIIWDREFGFLKEILVAPVPRTSIVIGKGLAGTTLSLIQGCIILLLAPLVHVNIPLANIVPLVFVLALLSFGLTGIGIVIAARMTSFQGFGTIMNFIIMPMWFLSGALFPARNLPSWLSVLVRLNPLTYGVDLVRRLVLGFSYHPPAFDFFFLVVFGALTTAAAVFFFNRGEY from the coding sequence ATGATGGATATCGCCTGCATCCGCATGGTCTGGCAGCGGGACATCATCCGTTACTTCCGCGAGAAGAGCCAGCTCTACGGCTCGCTGACGCGGCCGGTGCTCTGGCTGTTCGTGCTGGGCATGGGCCTGCGCGGCTCCGCCGGGCAGATCGGCGACGTCAACTACACCCAGTTCATCTTCCCGGGCATCATCGCGATGACCGCCATCTTCACCTCGATCCAGTCGGCCATCAGCATCATCTGGGACCGCGAGTTCGGGTTCCTGAAGGAGATTCTCGTGGCGCCGGTCCCGCGCACTTCGATTGTCATCGGCAAAGGGCTGGCCGGCACCACGCTGTCGCTCATCCAGGGCTGCATCATCCTGCTGCTCGCGCCGCTGGTACACGTGAACATCCCGCTGGCCAACATCGTGCCGCTCGTCTTCGTGCTCGCGCTGCTGTCGTTCGGCCTGACCGGTATCGGCATCGTCATCGCGGCGCGGATGACATCGTTCCAGGGGTTCGGCACGATAATGAACTTCATCATCATGCCGATGTGGTTCCTCTCCGGTGCGCTCTTCCCGGCGCGCAACCTGCCGTCCTGGCTCAGCGTGCTGGTGCGACTGAACCCGCTCACCTACGGCGTTGACCTCGTGCGGAGGCTCGTGCTCGGGTTCTCCTACCACCCGCCCGCGTTCGACTTCTTCTTCCTCGTCGTGTTCGGCGCGCTCACCACCGCGGCCGCGGTCTTCTTCTTCAACCGGGGCGAGTACTAG
- a CDS encoding DUF362 domain-containing protein has protein sequence MSARAKVAVLRTRPESVLEDYRRLLKLAEADKFLALDRTTILKDNISWHYPMPSANTTPWQLEGTIAGLRDLGYDDLSCVQNKTVVIDTYKGEDLNQYVPIFRKCGLPVLYNFKETDMKWVPFAPKAKMLALDRIYPKGLKMPDYFFGKNIVHLPTVKCHIYTTTTGAMKNAFGGLLSTHRHYTHTWIHETLVDLLAIQKEIHPGIFAVMDGTTVGDGQGPRTLRPVIKNVILASGDQTAIDAVSAKLMGFDPMSIKYIRLAHEAGLGVGDVKEIELVGDDVSGESWGFDVGWNFHRVMGWLSWYGPTRFLQRLLFHTPIVYFPIFVSETYHDRIRWPLKERKIYERWKQETGWGQLFSEYQQKGCLLI, from the coding sequence ATGAGTGCCCGTGCCAAGGTTGCGGTTCTTCGCACCAGGCCTGAATCGGTACTTGAAGACTATCGTCGGCTGCTGAAGTTGGCCGAGGCCGACAAGTTCCTCGCCCTCGACCGGACCACCATCCTCAAGGACAACATTTCGTGGCATTACCCGATGCCGTCGGCCAACACGACGCCGTGGCAGCTCGAAGGCACGATTGCCGGGCTCCGCGACCTCGGGTATGACGACCTCTCGTGCGTGCAGAACAAGACCGTCGTCATCGACACCTACAAGGGCGAGGACCTGAATCAGTACGTTCCGATTTTCCGGAAGTGCGGCCTGCCCGTGCTCTACAACTTCAAGGAAACGGACATGAAGTGGGTGCCGTTTGCGCCGAAGGCAAAGATGCTCGCGCTCGACCGCATCTACCCTAAGGGCCTGAAGATGCCCGACTACTTCTTCGGCAAGAACATCGTCCACCTGCCGACCGTGAAGTGCCACATCTACACGACCACGACCGGGGCGATGAAGAACGCGTTCGGCGGGCTGCTCTCGACCCACCGCCACTACACCCATACGTGGATTCACGAGACGCTCGTGGACCTGCTCGCCATCCAGAAGGAAATCCACCCCGGCATCTTCGCGGTGATGGACGGCACGACCGTGGGCGACGGCCAAGGGCCGCGCACGTTGAGGCCGGTGATTAAGAACGTGATTCTCGCCTCCGGCGACCAGACCGCGATCGACGCCGTCTCTGCGAAGCTGATGGGTTTCGACCCGATGTCCATCAAGTACATTCGGCTTGCGCACGAGGCCGGGCTCGGAGTCGGCGACGTGAAGGAAATCGAGCTGGTCGGCGACGACGTGTCGGGCGAGAGTTGGGGCTTCGACGTCGGCTGGAACTTCCACCGGGTGATGGGCTGGCTGTCGTGGTACGGCCCGACCCGGTTCCTGCAGAGGCTCTTGTTCCACACGCCCATCGTCTACTTCCCGATCTTCGTCTCCGAGACGTACCACGACCGCATCCGCTGGCCGCTCAAGGAGCGGAAGATCTACGAGCGGTGGAAGCAGGAGACCGGCTGGGGACAGCTCTTCAGCGAGTATCAGCAGAAGGGCTGTCTGCTGATCTAG
- a CDS encoding tryptophan-rich sensory protein, whose amino-acid sequence MSGSSVLKRLATLAVVLSAGGIAALATTRATPTWYQTLKKPWFDPPEWLFGPAWMTLYLLMAVAAFLVWKQGIGMPGVKLALAVFLVQLVLNALWSVFFFGLRSPLAGLVDIIVLWLAILATIILFLRISVPAGVLLLPYLGWVSFAAALNAAIHVLNRWEGSGRDGPHLSPAGLYPPATSSKIRNLGVIL is encoded by the coding sequence GTGAGCGGATCAAGCGTCCTCAAACGCCTCGCGACTCTTGCCGTCGTGCTGAGTGCGGGCGGAATCGCTGCGCTGGCCACGACGCGGGCGACGCCAACCTGGTACCAGACACTGAAGAAGCCCTGGTTCGACCCGCCGGAATGGCTCTTCGGGCCGGCGTGGATGACTCTCTACCTGCTGATGGCGGTCGCGGCGTTCCTCGTCTGGAAGCAGGGCATCGGCATGCCCGGGGTCAAACTCGCGCTCGCGGTGTTTCTCGTCCAGCTCGTGCTGAACGCGCTCTGGTCGGTCTTCTTCTTTGGTCTGCGCTCGCCGCTGGCGGGTCTCGTGGACATCATCGTTCTCTGGCTCGCCATCCTGGCTACCATCATTCTCTTCCTTCGCATCTCGGTGCCGGCCGGCGTCCTGCTCCTGCCCTATCTCGGCTGGGTCAGCTTCGCTGCCGCCCTCAATGCCGCCATCCATGTACTCAACCGCTGGGAGGGTAGCGGCAGGGACGGACCGCACCTGTCGCCAGCCGGACTTTACCCGCCCGCTACGTCGTCTAAGATTAGGAACCTAGGAGTCATACTATGA
- a CDS encoding ABC transporter ATP-binding protein, with amino-acid sequence MEVSGLTRRFKSFTAVDNISFTVNTREVFGFLGPNGAGKTTTVRVLCTLIRPSAGTAHVAGFDVVRRHNDVRHSIGIIFQDPSLDDRLTARENLRFHAMIYKVPQAEVKERISRALDWMELTDRANDLVRNFSGGMKRRLEIARGLLHAPKVLFLDEPTLGLDPQTRSRIWERLLALRQEHGMTLFLTTHYMDEAENCDRIAIIDHGRIIALDTPARLKAQVQGDLVRLETADDAAAEAEVKQRYGVEVVRDAVGLHFEVENGAAFVPGLLREFSVAVRTVSVRPPTLEDVFLKMTGREIRDDEASNHEKLKGRLKRMGRAWR; translated from the coding sequence ATTGAAGTGAGCGGGCTGACCCGCCGGTTCAAGTCGTTCACCGCTGTTGACAACATCTCCTTCACCGTCAACACCCGCGAGGTGTTCGGGTTCCTCGGGCCGAACGGCGCGGGTAAGACCACGACCGTGCGGGTTCTGTGCACGCTAATCCGTCCCAGCGCGGGCACGGCTCACGTGGCCGGGTTCGACGTCGTACGCCGGCACAACGACGTCCGCCATTCCATCGGCATCATCTTCCAGGACCCGTCGCTCGACGACCGGCTGACCGCGCGCGAGAACCTGCGCTTCCACGCGATGATCTACAAGGTGCCGCAGGCCGAAGTGAAGGAGCGCATCAGCCGCGCACTCGACTGGATGGAACTGACGGATCGGGCCAATGACCTGGTCCGCAACTTCTCGGGCGGGATGAAGCGCCGGCTGGAAATCGCCCGCGGGTTGCTGCACGCACCCAAGGTGCTGTTCCTCGACGAGCCGACCCTCGGGCTCGACCCGCAAACCCGCTCGCGCATATGGGAGCGCCTGCTGGCGCTGCGGCAGGAGCACGGCATGACCCTCTTCCTGACCACCCACTACATGGACGAAGCCGAGAACTGCGACCGAATCGCCATCATCGACCACGGCCGGATAATCGCGCTCGACACCCCGGCCAGACTCAAGGCGCAGGTGCAGGGCGACCTCGTCCGTCTCGAAACCGCAGACGACGCCGCCGCCGAGGCCGAAGTGAAACAGCGCTACGGCGTCGAGGTCGTCAGAGACGCTGTTGGGCTCCACTTCGAGGTTGAGAACGGCGCCGCGTTCGTTCCCGGGCTGCTGCGGGAGTTCTCGGTGGCGGTGCGGACGGTGAGCGTGCGGCCGCCGACCCTCGAGGACGTGTTCCTCAAGATGACCGGCCGGGAAATCCGCGACGACGAGGCGAGCAACCACGAGAAGCTGAAGGGCCGGCTCAAACGGATGGGGAGAGCGTGGAGATAG
- a CDS encoding RNA-binding protein: MGTRIFVGNLPFSATEDQLRQLFATHGEVASVSIVKDKFTDRSRGFAFVEMSNADAATAAIAALANHSMDNRPLTINVARERTEGGSRGGYGGGRSGDRSSGNRW, translated from the coding sequence ATGGGTACGCGCATTTTCGTCGGGAATCTTCCCTTCAGCGCAACCGAAGACCAGCTCCGCCAGTTGTTCGCAACGCATGGCGAAGTCGCGTCAGTCAGCATAGTGAAAGACAAGTTCACGGACCGTTCCCGGGGATTTGCATTCGTCGAGATGAGCAACGCCGACGCGGCCACCGCCGCGATCGCGGCCCTCGCCAACCACTCGATGGACAACCGCCCGCTCACCATCAACGTTGCGCGCGAGCGCACCGAGGGTGGTTCGCGCGGTGGCTACGGCGGCGGGCGCTCGGGCGACCGCTCTTCCGGCAACCGCTGGTAG
- a CDS encoding TldD/PmbA family protein, which translates to MSHNLPPALETLRGFLPELVAEAETKAPYATALVTQSAGETVAKSPADERTNPVPPRPGIRISVWDGATFHSVATSRVDDRDYLLRLTRGLAESIRVKQGPMPDPGAQLDRHFRSEFQQDPEQVTASQRQEICRHAFEQLARFDKRIVAPRAVYVYEREYRLFCNRSRLLSSDVSNVGFYLVPLASDGKKQVMNFKGSVAPGHEAACITDEVIRETAELAVQYLSAEKVPPGEYRVILDPDITGTLAHESFGHGCEMDALMRGTARAALYVGRRVGSDLVNIVDFGGLPGRHGSIFFSDDGVLAEEPAVLVKDGILQPTLMTDLYSYLHMRDRLPGLKLSANGRLQDYDHPIYARMTNTYFLPLAQEKGGKTKDELIADSGDAVLIEQLTSGMEDPLGWGVQLQALRGREIKGGKLTGKLYYQVGLTGYVPDVLASIDGITSELDVSSGGSCGKGHKEYVRVSSGGPYIRCRMKLG; encoded by the coding sequence ATGAGCCACAATCTCCCGCCCGCGCTCGAAACCCTGCGCGGGTTCTTGCCGGAGCTCGTCGCCGAGGCGGAGACGAAGGCGCCGTACGCCACCGCGCTCGTGACACAGTCCGCAGGCGAGACGGTCGCCAAGAGCCCGGCCGACGAGCGCACCAACCCGGTGCCGCCCCGCCCCGGGATCCGCATCTCGGTCTGGGACGGCGCGACTTTCCACTCGGTGGCAACGAGCCGGGTGGATGACCGTGACTACCTGCTCCGGCTGACGCGCGGACTGGCTGAGTCCATCCGCGTCAAACAGGGCCCGATGCCGGACCCGGGCGCGCAGCTCGACCGTCACTTCCGGAGCGAGTTCCAGCAGGACCCGGAGCAGGTGACCGCGTCGCAGCGGCAGGAAATCTGCCGCCACGCGTTCGAGCAGCTCGCGAGGTTCGACAAGCGGATTGTCGCCCCGCGCGCGGTCTACGTCTACGAACGCGAATACCGCCTCTTCTGCAACCGGAGCCGCCTGCTCTCCTCGGATGTCTCCAACGTCGGCTTCTATCTCGTCCCGCTTGCCTCGGACGGCAAGAAGCAGGTGATGAACTTCAAGGGATCGGTCGCCCCCGGTCACGAGGCGGCGTGCATCACGGATGAAGTCATCCGCGAAACGGCAGAGCTGGCGGTGCAGTATCTGTCTGCGGAGAAGGTGCCGCCCGGCGAGTACCGCGTCATCCTCGACCCCGATATCACCGGCACGCTCGCCCACGAGTCCTTCGGCCACGGCTGCGAGATGGACGCCCTGATGCGGGGTACGGCCCGGGCCGCGCTCTACGTCGGCAGGCGCGTCGGATCCGACCTTGTGAACATCGTCGACTTCGGCGGCCTGCCCGGCCGGCACGGCTCCATCTTCTTCTCGGACGACGGGGTGCTGGCGGAAGAGCCGGCCGTACTGGTCAAGGACGGTATCCTGCAGCCGACGCTGATGACTGACCTCTACTCCTACCTGCACATGCGCGACCGGTTGCCGGGCCTCAAGCTCTCGGCCAACGGCCGGCTCCAGGACTACGACCACCCCATCTACGCGCGGATGACCAACACCTACTTCCTGCCGCTCGCGCAGGAGAAGGGCGGGAAGACGAAGGATGAGCTGATTGCCGACTCCGGCGACGCCGTCCTCATCGAGCAGTTGACCAGCGGGATGGAAGACCCGCTCGGCTGGGGCGTGCAGCTCCAGGCGCTCCGCGGCCGCGAAATCAAGGGCGGGAAGCTGACCGGGAAGCTCTACTACCAGGTCGGCCTGACCGGGTATGTACCGGACGTGCTGGCGAGCATCGACGGTATCACGAGTGAGCTCGATGTCAGCTCGGGCGGCAGTTGCGGCAAAGGTCACAAGGAATACGTCCGCGTATCTTCGGGCGGCCCCTACATCCGGTGCCGCATGAAGCTGGGGTGA